In bacterium, a single window of DNA contains:
- the bepA_4 gene encoding Beta-barrel assembly-enhancing protease — translation MIRIATALGRTGRLTLLLLCSLLVLVPSAEAKSLVGKGEVRAAGRDAAKEIEKKEGLYPNAQAQARVRRIGDRLAKLAKYQEGTVFAFQVLDMEEINAFALPSGHIYVTRGLLDAVGKNDDLLAAVIGHELGHLSELHAFRRVEKVLRQALAFTALDLLFGKRLGKDAQYVAALTESYLTADYSQDQETEADRYGVILATEAGYDPDAMADFLRLLAEKEKSLGILKYLHSHPPSKDRAKRVDAFVANYDQESLVRFLNPTPPESAFTYQYPDFMELERQARKSAEQSKKDSAAKKKKDKASDKEPTRKAGV, via the coding sequence ATGATCCGGATCGCAACAGCCTTGGGCAGGACAGGTCGACTGACCCTCTTGCTGCTCTGCAGCCTGCTGGTGCTGGTGCCATCTGCCGAAGCGAAAAGCCTGGTCGGGAAAGGCGAGGTTCGTGCCGCCGGTCGCGATGCGGCGAAGGAAATCGAGAAAAAAGAGGGTCTTTACCCCAACGCCCAGGCGCAGGCCCGGGTGCGTCGCATCGGCGACAGGCTGGCAAAGCTCGCGAAGTACCAGGAAGGGACCGTCTTCGCCTTTCAGGTCCTGGACATGGAGGAAATCAACGCTTTTGCACTCCCCAGCGGCCACATCTACGTCACCCGGGGGCTGCTGGATGCCGTGGGGAAAAACGATGATTTGCTGGCGGCGGTGATTGGCCACGAGCTCGGCCACCTGTCAGAGCTTCACGCCTTCCGGCGTGTCGAAAAGGTGCTGCGACAGGCTCTTGCATTCACAGCCCTCGACCTGCTGTTCGGCAAGCGGCTTGGGAAGGATGCGCAGTATGTCGCGGCCCTCACGGAGAGTTACCTCACCGCAGACTACTCGCAGGATCAGGAAACCGAGGCCGATCGCTATGGCGTGATTCTCGCCACGGAAGCTGGCTATGACCCCGACGCCATGGCTGACTTCCTGCGCCTCCTAGCCGAAAAGGAAAAGAGTCTCGGAATCCTGAAGTACCTGCACTCGCACCCGCCATCGAAAGACCGGGCGAAACGTGTCGATGCCTTCGTGGCGAACTATGACCAGGAGTCGCTGGTCCGCTTCCTCAATCCGACTCCGCCTGAGTCCGCCTTCACTTACCAGTACCCGGATTTCATGGAACTCGAGCGTCAGGCCCGCAAGTCGGCTGAACAGTCGAAGAAGGACTCCGCCGCGAAGAAGAAGAAAGACAAAGCCAGTGACAAGGAACCGACCCGCAAAGCCGGAGTCTGA
- the ecdB gene encoding putative UbiX-like flavin prenyltransferase: MSQARRLVVGITGASGSIYAARFMRALADCYDGEIHLILSTVGEQVLAYECSPEHQRWIYDYPRLLTHKPGNMWAGPSSGSFEAEGMVVIPCSMGHVGQIAAGISADLIGRAADVMLKEQRPLILVPRETPFNKIHLRNLLTLAEAGATIVPAAPGFYHHPESIDDLADTIVARVLDLLRLPHQIGRRWRDVPPQE; this comes from the coding sequence ATGAGCCAGGCCCGACGGCTCGTGGTGGGGATCACTGGCGCGTCCGGCAGTATCTATGCCGCCCGCTTCATGCGTGCCCTCGCAGATTGCTACGACGGTGAAATTCATCTGATCCTGAGCACGGTCGGCGAGCAGGTCCTCGCCTACGAGTGTTCGCCGGAACACCAGCGCTGGATTTACGACTATCCCCGTCTGCTGACTCACAAACCAGGCAACATGTGGGCCGGTCCGTCATCAGGGTCCTTTGAAGCCGAAGGCATGGTGGTGATTCCCTGCAGCATGGGACATGTGGGGCAGATCGCGGCCGGCATCAGCGCGGATCTCATCGGACGCGCTGCGGATGTCATGCTCAAAGAGCAGCGCCCCCTGATTCTGGTCCCCCGGGAAACGCCCTTCAACAAAATCCATCTGCGCAATCTGCTGACCCTGGCGGAGGCCGGTGCCACCATTGTCCCGGCCGCCCCGGGGTTCTATCACCATCCGGAGTCCATCGATGACCTCGCGGACACCATCGTGGCCCGGGTGCTCGACCTCCTGAGGCTGCCGCATCAGATCGGCCGACGCTGGCGGGATGTCCCGCCGCAGGAATGA
- the ubiE_3 gene encoding Ubiquinone/menaquinone biosynthesis C-methyltransferase UbiE codes for MALTSTNQAPTDVARNLQKADSDIEAMFDRVAPRYDFLNRVLSGSLDVAWRRRLVELAAVGETGQVLDCATGTGDVLFEFMRQTAYTLRGVGIDFSAAMLDRATQKAGQLGYTDRTEFVKANLLELPFADNTFEAVSVAFGIRNVSDTARGVAEMARVCRPGGHVCILEFMRQPRTFRRRCTDLYTHHILPVIARLVAPDAGAYRYLSASVESFLSPQELGQLMEQAGLVELQIEDQFLGVATLHVGRKPDAHYVPPAVSEAMLS; via the coding sequence ATGGCTCTCACGTCGACCAACCAGGCCCCCACCGATGTTGCGCGGAACCTCCAGAAGGCCGACAGCGACATTGAGGCGATGTTCGACCGGGTTGCCCCCCGGTACGACTTCCTCAACCGGGTCCTCTCCGGTTCGCTGGATGTCGCCTGGCGACGTCGCCTCGTGGAACTTGCGGCAGTCGGCGAAACGGGGCAGGTCCTGGACTGCGCTACCGGCACCGGGGATGTCCTGTTCGAGTTCATGCGCCAGACCGCCTACACCCTCCGGGGAGTCGGCATTGACTTCTCAGCGGCCATGCTGGATCGGGCGACTCAGAAAGCCGGACAACTCGGCTACACCGACCGGACAGAGTTCGTAAAGGCAAATCTGCTGGAACTTCCCTTCGCCGACAACACATTCGAAGCCGTGTCTGTCGCGTTTGGGATCCGGAACGTCTCAGACACCGCCCGGGGAGTCGCGGAAATGGCCCGGGTCTGTCGGCCTGGCGGACATGTCTGCATCCTCGAATTCATGCGCCAGCCCCGCACCTTCCGCCGTCGTTGCACCGACCTCTATACCCACCACATCCTGCCGGTCATCGCCCGACTGGTCGCGCCTGATGCCGGAGCCTATCGCTACCTCTCCGCCTCGGTGGAGTCGTTCCTCAGCCCCCAGGAGCTGGGGCAGCTGATGGAGCAGGCCGGCCTTGTGGAGCTTCAGATCGAAGACCAGTTCCTCGGAGTCGCCACGCTCCATGTCGGGCGCAAACCCGACGCGCACTATGTGCCGCCCGCCGTCAGCGAGGCGATGTTGTCATGA
- the ubiD gene encoding 3-octaprenyl-4-hydroxybenzoate carboxy-lyase, whose translation MTAPTAPALPDYRFTPGQGTAPEQVDGRLLRPLRGATPPSTKTDLRYKDLRDFLKLLEAEGELVRITAPVSNDLEITAITDLMNKRGEASKALLFENVPGYDMPVLMNTFGNSRRMNWALGTTDMNEIAAEIQGMLVPDLPKGFLEKLKMLPKLAQMAQFPPKLVKDGPVKEVIDSKPDLLRLPVLKCWPEDGGRFITFGGIYSHDPASGHRNVGLYRMQVYDGQTTGMHWHRHKGGAEQYRSLRELGKDRMEVACVIGGDPATIYSASAPLPNGIDELLLAGFIRKSPVELVKCATIDVEVPAHAEMVLEGYVSLDEERIEGPFGDHTGYYTLPEPYPVFHVTGIMRRKDPIYLSTVVGKPPMEDCWLGKATERIFLPLLRVQLPEVVDMHLPWEGVFHNFVFVSIKKAYPGHAKKVMSCLWGLGQMMFSKYIVVVDADCDVQDISEVLFRIGAHTSPGRDAMIIEGPLDVLDHAAPYFGLGTKMGIDATNKWPGEGVVRDWPAPMTLPPAARAKAEALLRDLGL comes from the coding sequence ATGACTGCTCCAACTGCTCCAGCGCTGCCCGACTACCGCTTCACTCCCGGCCAGGGGACCGCTCCCGAACAGGTCGATGGCCGGCTCCTCCGGCCCCTGCGAGGCGCGACTCCCCCCTCCACCAAAACCGATCTGCGCTACAAAGATCTGCGGGACTTCCTGAAGCTGCTGGAAGCCGAGGGAGAACTGGTCCGCATCACAGCACCAGTTTCCAACGACCTGGAAATCACGGCAATCACCGACCTGATGAACAAGCGCGGGGAGGCGAGCAAAGCCCTCCTTTTTGAGAATGTCCCGGGCTACGACATGCCGGTGCTGATGAACACCTTTGGAAACTCCCGCCGGATGAACTGGGCGCTCGGCACCACCGACATGAACGAGATCGCTGCCGAGATCCAGGGAATGCTGGTCCCCGACCTGCCCAAAGGTTTCCTCGAAAAGCTCAAGATGCTTCCGAAGCTGGCGCAGATGGCGCAGTTCCCGCCCAAGCTTGTCAAAGATGGGCCGGTGAAAGAAGTCATCGACTCCAAGCCCGACCTCCTGCGGCTGCCGGTGCTGAAATGCTGGCCCGAAGATGGCGGACGCTTTATCACGTTCGGCGGCATCTACAGTCACGACCCGGCCAGCGGCCATCGCAATGTCGGGCTCTACCGGATGCAGGTCTACGATGGTCAGACGACGGGGATGCACTGGCATCGGCACAAGGGAGGCGCGGAGCAATACCGCTCCCTGCGCGAGCTGGGCAAAGATCGCATGGAGGTCGCCTGTGTCATCGGCGGCGACCCCGCCACCATTTACTCCGCCTCAGCGCCCCTCCCCAATGGCATCGATGAACTCCTGCTGGCGGGTTTCATTCGCAAGTCGCCGGTGGAGCTCGTGAAGTGCGCGACGATCGATGTCGAGGTCCCAGCCCATGCCGAAATGGTGCTGGAAGGCTATGTAAGTCTCGATGAAGAGCGTATCGAAGGGCCCTTCGGCGACCACACCGGCTACTACACCCTGCCGGAGCCCTATCCGGTCTTTCATGTCACTGGCATCATGCGGCGCAAAGACCCCATCTACCTCAGTACAGTCGTGGGCAAGCCCCCCATGGAGGACTGCTGGCTGGGCAAAGCCACCGAGCGGATTTTCCTGCCGCTCCTGCGGGTCCAGTTGCCTGAAGTCGTCGATATGCACCTCCCCTGGGAAGGGGTGTTCCACAACTTCGTCTTCGTCAGCATTAAGAAGGCCTACCCCGGGCACGCCAAAAAGGTCATGAGCTGCCTCTGGGGACTTGGGCAGATGATGTTCTCGAAGTACATCGTCGTGGTGGACGCTGACTGCGATGTCCAGGACATCAGCGAGGTCCTCTTTCGCATTGGGGCACATACCTCTCCCGGTCGTGACGCCATGATCATCGAGGGACCCCTCGATGTCCTCGACCATGCCGCGCCGTACTTTGGCCTCGGGACCAAAATGGGCATCGATGCCACCAACAAATGGCCAGGGGAGGGAGTGGTCCGTGACTGGCCCGCGCCAATGACCCTGCCACCCGCCGCCCGCGCCAAAGCGGAAGCGTTGCTGCGGGACCTGGGGCTCTAG
- the pgk/tpi gene encoding Bifunctional PGK/TIM: MWTDPATLALHGQRVFLRADLNVPLSDGVITDDTRITSSLRTLRALRDQGCQVVLASHLGRPKGVDPTLSLAPVAAHLATLLGCEVPLITDYVDADPFAEGFPASGIVLLENLRFHPGEEKNDPAFAALLARLATAYVNDAFGTAHRPAASIVGIAHLLPSYPGFLLFDEVEQLSRLLNLGVEDRPFVALVGGSKVSDKLPILRNLLIRADQLLIGGAMAFTFIKAEGGAVGKSLVEADALEDAMAFLNESEMRGKLIFLPDDAVCGTSLKEPAVGVHPADQIPDSLAGFDIGPETIEKFSDILSEATTIFWNGPVGVFENPQYAEGTLELARRIADGDATAVAGGGDSLAAIHQAGVADGFTHLSTGGGASLELLAGLELPGIAALKAGG, from the coding sequence ATGTGGACCGACCCTGCAACCCTTGCCCTTCACGGACAGCGCGTCTTCCTCCGCGCCGACCTCAACGTCCCGCTCAGCGATGGGGTCATCACCGATGACACCCGTATTACCTCCTCGCTCCGGACCCTCCGGGCCCTCCGTGACCAGGGCTGCCAGGTCGTCCTCGCCAGTCATCTCGGACGCCCCAAGGGGGTGGACCCGACCCTATCCCTCGCCCCGGTCGCCGCCCATCTCGCGACTCTCCTGGGATGTGAGGTCCCCCTCATCACCGATTATGTGGATGCTGATCCGTTCGCCGAGGGTTTTCCCGCGAGCGGGATCGTCCTGCTCGAAAATCTCCGCTTTCATCCGGGTGAAGAGAAGAACGATCCCGCCTTCGCCGCGCTCCTGGCGCGACTCGCCACTGCCTATGTCAATGATGCGTTCGGCACCGCCCATCGACCCGCCGCGTCGATTGTCGGCATCGCCCATCTGCTGCCCTCATACCCCGGCTTTCTGCTCTTCGACGAAGTTGAGCAGCTCTCGCGCCTGCTGAACCTCGGCGTGGAAGATCGCCCGTTTGTGGCGCTGGTCGGTGGATCCAAAGTTTCAGACAAGCTCCCGATTCTCCGCAATCTGTTGATCCGTGCAGACCAGCTTCTCATCGGGGGAGCGATGGCTTTCACTTTCATAAAGGCCGAGGGGGGGGCGGTCGGCAAGAGCCTGGTCGAAGCCGATGCCCTCGAGGATGCCATGGCGTTTCTGAACGAGAGTGAGATGCGGGGCAAGCTGATCTTCCTGCCAGATGACGCAGTCTGCGGGACCTCCCTCAAAGAACCCGCCGTCGGCGTCCACCCGGCGGACCAGATCCCGGATTCCCTCGCCGGCTTCGACATCGGGCCTGAGACGATCGAAAAGTTTTCCGACATCCTCTCGGAAGCCACGACGATTTTCTGGAACGGCCCAGTGGGTGTCTTTGAGAATCCCCAGTACGCGGAAGGGACCCTGGAACTGGCGCGACGTATCGCTGATGGTGATGCGACCGCTGTTGCAGGCGGCGGGGACAGCCTTGCGGCGATCCATCAGGCGGGGGTCGCCGATGGCTTCACCCATCTTTCGACCGGCGGCGGCGCGTCGCTCGAACTCCTCGCCGGACTCGAGCTTCCCGGCATCGCAGCGCTCAAAGCTGGCGGCTAG
- the gap gene encoding Glyceraldehyde-3-phosphate dehydrogenase: MRVFVNGMGRIGRLALRQLAFHPGVDIVGVNDLSDYEQILHLIRYDSNYGTFPDISGTRDSHTQIGRHQVRHFVARNILDLPLGELGIDLVLECTGAFNSRDKVEPYLQAGARRVLISAPAKGVDFSMVPGINHEGFRPDQHFLVSAASCTTNCAVPVMAALDSAFGVEAGNLTTVHAYTNDQMILDRRHSKDWRRARNAATNIIPTSSGAGKAVAEILPHLAGKLHATALRVPVQTCSALDCTIRLREPVESPSQINDAFRDKAHGTWQSFFELNEDPIVSSDVRGSDKAAVVDALSTSIIDPHLVYCLAWYDNEWGYTAQLIRALEHIQRVEQALSSSAPAAAS; the protein is encoded by the coding sequence GTGCGTGTCTTCGTCAACGGTATGGGGCGGATCGGGCGGCTGGCCCTGCGGCAGTTGGCGTTCCATCCCGGGGTCGACATCGTGGGCGTCAACGATCTCTCCGACTACGAGCAGATCCTGCATCTCATCCGCTACGACTCCAACTACGGCACGTTCCCCGATATCAGCGGAACACGCGACAGTCATACGCAAATCGGGCGACATCAGGTCCGGCATTTTGTAGCCCGCAACATCCTCGACCTCCCCCTGGGCGAGCTGGGCATCGACCTCGTGCTGGAATGCACCGGTGCGTTCAACAGCCGCGACAAAGTGGAGCCGTACCTCCAGGCGGGTGCCCGGCGGGTTCTCATCAGCGCGCCTGCGAAGGGTGTCGACTTTTCAATGGTTCCAGGCATCAATCACGAAGGTTTCCGGCCGGATCAGCACTTCCTGGTGAGCGCTGCCAGTTGCACCACCAACTGTGCCGTGCCGGTGATGGCAGCACTCGACAGCGCGTTTGGAGTCGAAGCCGGCAACCTCACGACTGTCCATGCCTACACCAACGACCAGATGATCCTGGATCGCCGCCACAGCAAAGACTGGCGTCGCGCCCGCAATGCCGCCACGAACATCATCCCGACCTCGTCCGGGGCCGGCAAAGCGGTAGCGGAAATCCTGCCGCACCTCGCGGGCAAGCTCCATGCGACTGCGTTGCGGGTGCCGGTCCAGACCTGCTCGGCCCTTGACTGCACCATCCGGTTACGGGAACCCGTGGAGTCGCCGTCGCAGATCAACGATGCGTTCCGGGATAAGGCGCATGGAACCTGGCAATCATTCTTCGAACTCAACGAAGATCCGATTGTCTCCAGCGATGTCCGGGGGAGCGACAAGGCGGCGGTGGTGGATGCCCTGTCGACCAGCATCATCGATCCGCATCTCGTCTACTGCCTCGCCTGGTACGACAACGAGTGGGGCTACACGGCGCAGCTAATCCGGGCACTGGAACACATCCAACGTGTGGAGCAGGCACTCTCTTCCAGTGCTCCTGCGGCGGCCTCCTGA
- the yvcJ gene encoding Nucleotide-binding protein YvcJ → MVEELSGTTIWTPESVAEDPAAGAAAPRQIFVLTGMSGAGKSSALRIFEDLGYFCVDNLPLPLIDKFLELAFQAGSAIQGVALGIDIRGREFFQDAMRVIRELREAGYDVRVLFLDAQEDVLVRRFKEARRPHPLAPDRSLPEAIQMERELLQELRAEAALTIDTTDKTLAGLRGEILPLLRPDQPTIPLVVRLVSFGFKAGIPRDADLVFDVRTLPNPHYNEELRPFTGADDAVQDYVMRDPVAQEYLRHLSEFITFLMPQFIAEGRFSLTVAIGCTGGRHRAPTMTRMLQQALTRIGAQTVLMDRDLTKEDERYRQ, encoded by the coding sequence ATGGTCGAGGAGTTATCAGGCACCACCATCTGGACTCCGGAGTCCGTCGCCGAAGATCCCGCAGCAGGCGCGGCGGCCCCCCGGCAGATCTTCGTGCTCACGGGGATGTCCGGGGCAGGGAAATCGAGTGCCCTGCGCATTTTCGAGGACCTCGGCTACTTCTGTGTCGACAATCTCCCGCTCCCGCTCATCGACAAATTTCTCGAACTCGCGTTCCAGGCAGGCTCCGCCATTCAGGGTGTCGCCCTGGGCATCGACATCCGTGGCCGGGAATTTTTCCAGGATGCCATGCGGGTAATCCGCGAACTGAGGGAGGCGGGATACGACGTCCGGGTCCTGTTCCTCGATGCCCAGGAAGATGTCCTGGTCCGGCGCTTTAAGGAAGCGCGGCGTCCCCATCCCCTGGCACCAGACCGGAGCCTCCCGGAAGCGATCCAGATGGAACGCGAGCTGCTGCAGGAGCTGCGCGCCGAAGCCGCCCTCACCATCGACACCACCGACAAAACGCTGGCCGGTCTGCGGGGTGAAATCCTCCCGCTCCTCCGACCCGACCAGCCGACGATCCCGCTGGTGGTCCGGCTGGTCTCCTTCGGCTTCAAAGCAGGCATTCCCCGGGATGCCGACCTGGTATTCGATGTCCGGACCCTCCCCAATCCCCACTACAACGAAGAACTGCGGCCCTTTACAGGGGCCGATGACGCTGTCCAGGACTACGTCATGCGGGACCCGGTGGCGCAGGAGTACCTCCGTCATCTCTCCGAGTTCATCACTTTCCTGATGCCCCAGTTCATCGCCGAAGGGCGCTTCAGCCTGACCGTTGCCATCGGCTGTACGGGAGGGAGACACCGGGCTCCCACCATGACCCGGATGCTGCAGCAGGCCCTCACCAGAATCGGTGCACAGACGGTCCTGATGGATCGCGACCTCACCAAAGAGGATGAGCGGTACCGGCAATAG
- the ogt gene encoding Methylated-DNA--protein-cysteine methyltransferase produces MTPTTLTCRTLTPPPGARHPLASQLLIMGSWHGPLEWCGAILGPAGFLVFAFADQSQSQAEAHLLEQLNRRLPGWTVGPLAAPEAHVSASFAQAQAAFARFGTGVPEPFHLPLDYQLGTPFQQQVWQTLKQIPWGTTVSYGELASRIGRPQAARAVGNANGANVLAPVVPCHRVIQADGTLGGYGGGLPLKQRLLRAEGVRWQE; encoded by the coding sequence ATGACGCCGACCACGCTCACCTGCCGGACCCTGACACCCCCGCCTGGAGCGCGCCATCCGCTCGCGTCGCAGTTGCTCATCATGGGCAGCTGGCACGGGCCTCTGGAGTGGTGCGGAGCCATCCTGGGGCCTGCAGGCTTCCTGGTCTTCGCCTTTGCTGATCAGTCGCAGTCCCAGGCCGAGGCCCACCTGCTGGAGCAGCTCAACCGACGACTTCCTGGCTGGACCGTCGGCCCACTGGCAGCACCCGAGGCTCACGTTTCAGCATCGTTCGCGCAGGCCCAGGCGGCATTTGCCCGCTTCGGAACTGGCGTACCTGAGCCGTTTCACTTGCCGCTCGATTACCAGCTGGGGACACCGTTCCAGCAGCAGGTCTGGCAGACCCTGAAGCAGATCCCCTGGGGAACGACCGTCAGCTATGGCGAACTCGCTTCCCGCATCGGGCGCCCCCAGGCGGCCCGGGCGGTGGGCAACGCAAACGGCGCGAACGTGCTCGCGCCGGTGGTTCCCTGCCATCGCGTCATTCAGGCCGATGGCACGCTGGGAGGCTATGGGGGGGGGCTGCCGCTGAAACAGCGTCTGCTCCGCGCAGAAGGTGTCCGCTGGCAGGAGTGA
- the uvrA gene encoding UvrABC system protein A, whose product MTPGKQVISVRGARQHNLKNVDVDIPRDQLVVITGLSGSGKSSLAFDTIYAEGQRRYVESLSSYARQFLGQMDKPDVDFIDGLSPAISIDQKASSRNPRSTVGTVTEIYDYLRLLFARVGDPHCPACQRPITPQSPQEIVDHILTMPLDTKVLILAPVVRARKGNYTQLLQDLTKEGFSRVRVDGKIHHLSDDIKIDRYAIHDIEIVVDRLSLNAEQQQRLTESVETALKYGEGLLYVHLVDEGRDVVYSEQFACPSCNLSFGEITPKLFSFNSPYGACETCKGLGSLQEIDPELVFDRSRSLSQGGFLPWKGSAGSYLQSLIEAAGEVIGIDPQTPLDNVPEESFQRLCYGLDEPVRVKFTYLNAAGQRRRGLHLFEGVIAYLNQRFLETSSDYIRGVLEQYMADKPCPACLGTRLKPLPLAVRVGGLNIDEMTRSTIGELLAFVNTLQLPSMKMQIASQVMKEIRDRIAFLNDVGLDYITLHRNATTLSGGEAQRIRLATQIGSNLTGVLYILDEPTIGLHQRDNDRLIRTLKNLRDLGNTVIVVEHDEDTILAADHLIDLGPAAGEHGGRIVGAGTPTELMGIPESPTGRFLNLKYGKGIRDLYRQTYRKPQGWITIKGASHNNLAQVTAKFPLKVLCAVTGVSGSGKSSLVNETLYRSVAHHFGLRTDRPGAHKKLEGLEQLDGVIVVDQSPIGRTPRSNPATYTKVFDKIRDLFTNTREAKVRGYAPGRFSFNVKGGRCETCEGDGVLRIEMHFLPDVYVVCESCQGKRYNRETLEVKYRGKSIAEVLALTVDEAVEFFSTIPAIAKKFQVISDVGLGYIRLGQPATTLSGGEAQRVKLAFELSKVKTGDILYVLDEPTTGLHYFDVQKLLGVMDRLVDRGNSVVVIEHNLDVIANADHVIDLGPEGGAGGGQIIATGTPRQVAEVDGSYTGHYLKLIFNNEALFTGDLVPEPGEVAPATNGVAKVAKKAALEKAALKKAAAKSGTAKQPVAKAKAPATKATATARRKPAGKAAPRKS is encoded by the coding sequence ATGACACCGGGTAAGCAGGTCATTTCGGTACGGGGGGCGCGGCAGCACAACCTCAAAAACGTCGATGTCGATATCCCCCGCGACCAGCTGGTCGTCATCACCGGACTTTCGGGGTCCGGCAAGTCCTCCCTGGCGTTCGACACCATCTATGCGGAGGGCCAGCGGCGCTATGTCGAGTCCCTCTCTTCCTACGCCCGGCAGTTTTTGGGGCAGATGGACAAGCCGGATGTCGATTTCATCGATGGGCTCTCACCGGCGATTTCCATTGACCAAAAAGCCTCCAGCCGGAACCCCCGCTCGACAGTCGGGACCGTCACCGAGATCTACGACTATCTCCGCCTGTTGTTCGCCAGAGTAGGGGACCCACACTGCCCGGCCTGTCAGCGACCGATCACGCCCCAGAGTCCGCAGGAAATCGTGGACCACATTCTCACGATGCCCCTCGATACGAAGGTGCTGATTCTGGCCCCGGTGGTCCGTGCTCGTAAGGGAAACTACACACAGCTCCTGCAGGACCTCACCAAAGAGGGCTTCTCCCGGGTCCGGGTCGACGGTAAAATCCATCATCTGTCCGATGACATCAAGATCGACCGTTATGCCATCCATGACATCGAAATCGTGGTGGATCGTCTCTCGCTGAACGCCGAGCAGCAACAGCGACTCACCGAGTCGGTCGAGACCGCCCTGAAGTACGGTGAGGGACTGCTCTATGTCCATCTCGTCGATGAGGGACGGGATGTGGTCTATTCCGAGCAGTTCGCCTGCCCCTCCTGCAATCTGAGCTTCGGGGAAATCACGCCGAAGCTCTTTTCGTTCAACTCTCCCTACGGTGCCTGCGAGACCTGTAAAGGCCTCGGGAGCCTGCAGGAAATCGACCCCGAACTGGTGTTCGACCGGAGTCGCTCCCTCAGTCAGGGGGGCTTCCTCCCCTGGAAAGGGAGCGCTGGGAGCTACCTGCAGTCGCTGATCGAAGCGGCGGGTGAAGTCATCGGCATCGATCCCCAGACCCCCCTCGACAACGTGCCGGAGGAGTCCTTCCAGCGACTCTGCTACGGCCTCGATGAACCGGTCCGGGTGAAGTTCACCTACCTGAATGCCGCAGGGCAACGGCGTCGGGGGCTCCACCTGTTCGAGGGGGTCATCGCTTATCTGAATCAGCGTTTTCTGGAAACCTCCAGTGACTACATTCGGGGAGTGCTGGAGCAGTACATGGCAGACAAGCCATGCCCTGCCTGTCTGGGAACCCGCCTGAAGCCCCTCCCCCTCGCGGTGCGTGTGGGAGGCCTCAACATCGATGAAATGACCCGCAGCACCATTGGGGAGCTCCTGGCGTTCGTGAATACCCTCCAGCTCCCCTCGATGAAGATGCAGATCGCGTCGCAGGTGATGAAGGAAATCCGCGACCGCATTGCTTTCCTCAATGATGTCGGCCTCGACTACATCACCCTCCATCGCAACGCCACCACACTCTCCGGCGGGGAAGCGCAGCGGATCCGCCTCGCGACCCAAATTGGGTCCAACCTCACCGGCGTGCTCTACATCCTGGATGAACCGACAATCGGGCTCCATCAACGGGATAACGACCGGCTCATCCGGACCCTGAAGAATCTCCGCGACCTGGGAAACACGGTCATTGTCGTGGAGCACGATGAGGACACGATCCTCGCTGCCGACCATCTCATCGACCTGGGACCGGCGGCGGGTGAGCATGGCGGTCGGATTGTCGGCGCGGGGACGCCCACGGAACTGATGGGGATCCCGGAGTCGCCCACCGGACGGTTCCTCAATCTCAAGTACGGCAAGGGGATTCGCGACCTCTACCGGCAGACCTACCGCAAACCCCAGGGCTGGATCACCATCAAAGGGGCGTCGCACAACAACCTCGCACAGGTCACGGCGAAGTTTCCCCTCAAAGTGTTGTGTGCGGTCACTGGGGTGTCCGGGTCCGGCAAATCCTCCCTGGTCAACGAAACCCTCTACCGCTCCGTGGCGCACCACTTCGGACTCCGGACCGATCGTCCGGGGGCGCACAAAAAGCTCGAAGGACTGGAGCAGCTGGATGGCGTGATTGTCGTGGACCAATCGCCCATCGGCCGTACCCCCCGGTCAAATCCGGCGACCTACACCAAAGTCTTCGACAAAATCCGCGACCTCTTCACCAACACCCGGGAGGCCAAGGTCCGGGGCTATGCCCCCGGGCGGTTCAGCTTCAACGTCAAGGGCGGTCGTTGCGAGACCTGCGAAGGCGATGGGGTGCTCCGCATCGAGATGCACTTCCTCCCCGATGTCTATGTCGTCTGCGAATCCTGCCAGGGGAAGCGCTACAACCGGGAAACCCTGGAAGTGAAGTACCGGGGCAAGAGCATTGCCGAGGTCCTGGCGCTGACCGTGGATGAAGCAGTGGAGTTCTTCAGCACGATCCCGGCGATTGCCAAGAAGTTCCAGGTCATCAGCGATGTGGGGCTCGGCTATATCCGTCTGGGACAACCCGCCACGACCCTCTCCGGTGGCGAAGCCCAGCGGGTGAAGCTTGCTTTCGAGCTAAGCAAGGTCAAGACCGGCGACATCCTCTACGTCCTCGATGAGCCCACCACCGGACTCCACTACTTCGATGTCCAGAAGCTCCTGGGCGTGATGGATCGTCTGGTGGATCGCGGCAACAGTGTTGTGGTCATCGAGCACAACCTCGATGTCATCGCCAATGCCGACCATGTCATTGATCTTGGGCCAGAAGGTGGGGCCGGCGGCGGACAGATCATCGCCACCGGCACGCCACGTCAGGTGGCCGAAGTCGATGGCAGCTACACCGGCCACTACCTGAAGCTCATTTTCAACAACGAGGCGCTCTTTACTGGCGACCTGGTCCCGGAACCTGGCGAGGTGGCACCAGCGACGAACGGGGTCGCGAAAGTCGCCAAAAAAGCCGCACTGGAAAAAGCCGCGCTGAAGAAAGCCGCAGCGAAATCAGGAACTGCGAAACAACCTGTCGCGAAGGCGAAAGCGCCTGCAACCAAAGCGACTGCCACAGCCAGGAGGAAACCAGCCGGGAAGGCCGCGCCAAGGAAGTCCTGA